Proteins from a single region of Pseudomonas ekonensis:
- the htpX gene encoding protease HtpX, with the protein MMRILLFLATNLAVVLIASITLSLFGFNGFMAANGVDLNLNQLLVFCAVFGFAGSLFSLFISKWMAKMSTGTQIISQPRTRHEQWLLQTVEQLSREAGIKMPEVGIFPAYEANAFATGWNKNDALVAVSQGLLERFSPDEVKAVLAHEIGHVANGDMVTLALIQGVVNTFVMFFARIIGNFVDKVIFKNEEGQGIAYYVATIFAELVLGILASAIVMWFSRKREYRADEAGARLAGTSAMIGALQRLRAEQGLPVHMPDTLNAFGINGGIKQGLARMFMSHPPLEERIDALRRRG; encoded by the coding sequence ATGATGCGCATCCTGCTGTTCTTGGCCACTAACCTGGCGGTCGTGCTGATAGCCAGCATCACCCTGAGCCTGTTCGGCTTCAACGGGTTCATGGCGGCCAACGGGGTTGACCTCAACCTCAATCAGCTGCTGGTCTTCTGTGCCGTCTTTGGTTTCGCCGGCTCCCTGTTCTCGCTGTTCATCTCCAAGTGGATGGCGAAGATGAGCACCGGCACCCAGATCATCAGCCAGCCGCGCACCCGGCACGAGCAGTGGCTGCTGCAAACCGTCGAGCAACTGTCCCGGGAAGCCGGGATCAAGATGCCCGAAGTCGGGATCTTCCCGGCCTACGAGGCCAACGCCTTCGCCACAGGCTGGAACAAGAACGACGCGTTGGTGGCCGTCAGCCAGGGCCTGCTGGAGCGTTTTTCGCCCGATGAAGTGAAGGCCGTGCTGGCCCACGAGATCGGCCACGTCGCCAACGGCGACATGGTCACCCTGGCGCTGATCCAGGGCGTGGTGAACACCTTCGTGATGTTCTTCGCCCGGATCATCGGCAACTTCGTCGACAAGGTCATCTTCAAGAACGAAGAAGGCCAGGGCATCGCCTACTACGTGGCGACCATCTTCGCCGAACTGGTGCTGGGCATCCTGGCCAGCGCGATCGTGATGTGGTTCTCGCGCAAGCGCGAATACCGCGCCGACGAAGCCGGCGCACGCCTGGCCGGCACCAGCGCGATGATCGGCGCCCTGCAACGCCTGCGCGCCGAACAAGGCCTGCCGGTGCACATGCCCGACACCCTGAACGCGTTCGGCATCAACGGCGGCATCAAGCAGGGCCTGGCCCGCATGTTCATGAGCCACCCGCCGCTGGAAGAACGCATCGACGCCCTGCGTCGTCGCGGTTGA
- a CDS encoding pyridoxal phosphate-dependent aminotransferase: MQFSKSNKLANVCYDIRGPVLKHAKRLEEEGHRILKLNIGNPAPFGFEAPDEILQDVIRNLPTAQGYSDSKGLFSARKAVMQYYQQKQVEGVGIEDIYLGNGVSELIVMSMQALLNNGDEVLVPAPDYPLWTAAVSLAGGNPVHYLCDEGADWFPDLADIKAKITPNTKALVIINPNNPTGAVYSREVLLGMLELARQHNLVVFSDEIYDKILYDDAVHICTASLAPDLLCLTFNGLSKSYRVAGFRSGWIAISGPKHHAQSYIEGIDMLANMRLCANVPSQHAIQTALGGYQSINDLVLPQGRLLEQRNRTWELLNDIPGVSCVKPMGALYAFPKIDPKVCPIHNDEKFVLDLLLSEKLLVVQGTAFNWPWPDHFRVVTLPRVDDLDMAIGRIGNFLKSYRQ; the protein is encoded by the coding sequence ATGCAGTTCAGCAAATCGAACAAGCTCGCCAACGTCTGCTACGACATTCGCGGCCCGGTGCTCAAGCACGCCAAACGCCTGGAAGAGGAAGGCCACCGCATCCTCAAGCTGAACATCGGCAACCCGGCGCCCTTTGGTTTCGAAGCGCCGGACGAAATTCTCCAGGATGTGATCCGCAACCTGCCGACCGCCCAGGGCTACAGCGACTCCAAAGGCCTGTTCAGCGCGCGCAAGGCCGTCATGCAGTACTACCAGCAGAAGCAGGTCGAAGGCGTCGGCATCGAAGACATCTACCTGGGCAACGGCGTTTCCGAACTGATCGTGATGTCGATGCAGGCGCTGCTCAACAACGGCGACGAAGTGCTGGTGCCGGCCCCGGACTACCCGCTGTGGACCGCCGCCGTGAGCCTGGCCGGCGGCAATCCGGTGCACTACCTGTGCGACGAAGGCGCCGACTGGTTCCCTGACCTGGCCGACATCAAGGCCAAGATCACCCCGAACACCAAGGCCCTGGTGATCATCAACCCGAACAACCCCACCGGCGCGGTGTACTCCAGGGAAGTGCTGCTGGGCATGCTGGAACTGGCGCGCCAGCACAACCTGGTGGTGTTCTCCGACGAGATCTACGACAAGATCCTCTACGACGACGCCGTGCACATCTGCACCGCATCGCTGGCGCCGGACCTTTTGTGCCTGACCTTCAACGGCCTGTCCAAGTCGTACCGCGTGGCCGGTTTCCGCTCCGGCTGGATCGCCATCTCCGGGCCCAAGCACCACGCCCAGAGCTACATCGAAGGCATCGACATGCTGGCCAACATGCGCCTGTGCGCCAACGTGCCGAGCCAGCACGCCATCCAGACCGCCCTGGGCGGCTACCAGAGCATCAACGACCTGGTGCTGCCGCAAGGCCGCCTGCTGGAGCAGCGCAACCGCACCTGGGAACTGCTCAACGACATTCCGGGCGTCAGCTGCGTCAAGCCGATGGGCGCGCTGTACGCGTTCCCCAAGATCGACCCGAAGGTCTGCCCGATCCACAACGACGAAAAGTTCGTCCTCGACCTGCTGCTGTCCGAAAAGCTGCTGGTGGTGCAAGGCACGGCGTTCAACTGGCCGTGGCCTGACCATTTCCGCGTCGTCACCCTGCCGCGGGTCGATGACCTGGACATGGCCATCGGCCGGATCGGCAACTTCCTCAAATCCTACCGGCAATGA
- the msrB gene encoding peptide-methionine (R)-S-oxide reductase MsrB, with amino-acid sequence MEKIEKNLEEWRAMLDPEQFNVCRLSATERPFSGKYNATKTAGVYQCVCCKEPLFDSTTKFDSGCGWPSFYTPIGESAMVEIRDTSHGMIRTEVKCARCDAHLGHVFPDGPPPTGLRYCINSVCLDLVPRG; translated from the coding sequence ATGGAAAAGATCGAAAAAAACCTGGAGGAATGGCGTGCGATGCTCGATCCCGAGCAGTTCAATGTGTGCCGCCTGAGCGCCACCGAGCGACCGTTTTCCGGAAAGTACAACGCCACCAAGACCGCTGGCGTCTACCAATGCGTCTGCTGCAAGGAGCCGCTGTTCGATTCGACGACCAAGTTCGACTCCGGCTGCGGCTGGCCCAGCTTCTACACGCCGATCGGCGAAAGCGCCATGGTCGAGATCCGCGACACGAGCCACGGCATGATCCGCACCGAAGTGAAGTGTGCCCGCTGCGACGCGCATCTGGGCCATGTGTTCCCCGACGGTCCGCCGCCTACCGGGCTGCGTTACTGCATCAACTCGGTGTGCCTGGATCTGGTGCCGCGCGGGTAG
- a CDS encoding glutathione peroxidase, which translates to MSDSLLNIPCTTIKGEQKTLADFAGKAVLVVNTASKCGFTPQYKGLEELWQSYRDRGLVVLGFPCNQFGKQEPGNEGAISEFCELNYGVSFPLFKKIDVNGAAAHPLFVQLKKRAPGVLGSQGIKWNFTKFLIGKDGSLVKRFAPATKPQDLRREIEDLLK; encoded by the coding sequence ATGAGCGACAGCCTGCTGAACATCCCGTGCACCACCATCAAGGGCGAGCAGAAGACCCTCGCCGATTTCGCCGGCAAGGCGGTGCTGGTGGTGAACACCGCCAGCAAGTGCGGGTTCACCCCGCAGTACAAAGGGCTGGAGGAACTGTGGCAGAGCTACAGGGACCGCGGCCTGGTGGTGCTGGGGTTCCCGTGCAACCAGTTCGGCAAGCAGGAGCCGGGCAACGAAGGCGCGATCAGTGAGTTCTGCGAGCTGAACTACGGCGTCAGTTTCCCGCTGTTCAAGAAGATCGACGTCAACGGCGCCGCTGCGCACCCGTTGTTCGTGCAGCTCAAGAAGCGTGCGCCGGGGGTGCTGGGCTCCCAGGGCATCAAATGGAACTTCACCAAGTTCCTGATCGGCAAGGACGGCAGCCTGGTCAAGCGCTTCGCCCCGGCCACCAAGCCGCAGGATCTGCGCCGCGAGATCGAAGACCTGCTCAAATGA
- a CDS encoding MarR family winged helix-turn-helix transcriptional regulator → MTDLPADALKLDTQLCFKLYAASRAVIRAYRPMLDELGLTYPQYLVMLVLWEWQDQAPEQPTVKALGERLALDSGTLTPLLKRLEQLQWVQRRRSARDEREVHLSLTPSGQALREQVGPLKARLLCDSGVDLDRLGELRDGLDQLLGLIKSAS, encoded by the coding sequence ATGACCGACCTGCCCGCCGACGCGCTGAAGCTCGACACCCAGTTGTGCTTCAAGCTGTACGCCGCCTCCCGGGCGGTGATCCGCGCCTACCGGCCGATGCTCGATGAACTCGGCCTGACCTACCCGCAGTACCTGGTGATGCTGGTGCTGTGGGAGTGGCAGGACCAGGCGCCCGAACAGCCGACCGTCAAGGCGCTGGGCGAGCGCCTGGCGCTGGACTCCGGCACGCTGACCCCGCTGCTCAAGCGTCTGGAGCAATTGCAGTGGGTGCAGCGCCGGCGTTCGGCGCGGGACGAGCGCGAGGTGCACCTGAGCCTGACGCCGTCCGGACAGGCGCTGCGCGAGCAGGTCGGGCCGCTCAAGGCGCGGCTGCTGTGCGACAGCGGGGTCGACCTGGACCGGCTCGGCGAACTGCGCGACGGCCTCGATCAGCTGCTGGGCCTGATCAAATCGGCGTCATAG